In [Clostridium] cellulosi, one genomic interval encodes:
- the gcp gene encoding putative tRNA threonylcarbamoyladenosine biosynthesis protein Gcp (High confidence in function and specificity): MKILAFESSCDETAASVVEDGRHVLSNIVSSQIEIHRIYGGVVPEIASRKHTEVIAQITKEALRTAGCEFSDIDAIAVTYAPGLIGALLVGVNFAKGLALSLGVPLIPVHHLRSHIAANYIAHPELEPPFLCLVASGGHSHIVEVKSYTSFKVLGRTRDDAAGEAFDKAARSLGFPYPGGKFMDEAAHKGNAEAIHFPRPKVEGSPYDFSFSGLKTAVINCVHNAQQKGIEINKNDVAASFQQAVVDMLSERLMMAADKFGYKKIAVAGGVAANSGLRERLEAECKKRGCSLYMPPLSLCGDNGAMVGSQGYYEFLAGNTAGPELNACANMEIDTLE; this comes from the coding sequence TTGAAAATCCTTGCTTTCGAATCATCATGCGACGAGACAGCCGCCTCGGTAGTTGAGGACGGCAGGCATGTGCTTTCAAACATTGTTTCGTCACAGATAGAGATACACCGGATATACGGCGGGGTGGTGCCGGAGATAGCCTCCCGCAAGCACACGGAGGTTATTGCCCAGATAACAAAGGAGGCATTAAGAACCGCCGGCTGTGAGTTTTCGGATATTGATGCCATAGCGGTTACTTATGCCCCGGGCCTTATTGGCGCGCTGCTTGTCGGGGTAAATTTCGCCAAGGGGCTTGCATTGTCGCTCGGCGTGCCGCTGATTCCCGTTCATCACCTGCGTTCCCATATCGCGGCGAATTATATTGCGCACCCGGAGCTTGAGCCGCCCTTTTTATGCCTTGTGGCGTCGGGAGGCCACAGCCATATAGTGGAGGTCAAATCCTATACCAGTTTCAAAGTGCTCGGCCGGACGCGGGACGACGCCGCGGGCGAGGCCTTTGACAAGGCCGCACGTTCCCTCGGATTCCCTTATCCCGGCGGCAAGTTTATGGACGAGGCGGCGCATAAAGGCAATGCCGAAGCGATACATTTTCCAAGGCCGAAGGTGGAAGGCTCGCCGTATGATTTTAGCTTTTCCGGACTTAAAACAGCGGTTATAAATTGTGTCCACAACGCTCAGCAAAAGGGCATTGAGATAAATAAAAACGACGTGGCCGCTTCATTCCAGCAGGCAGTCGTCGATATGCTGTCGGAGCGGCTTATGATGGCGGCGGATAAATTCGGATATAAGAAAATCGCCGTCGCCGGCGGTGTGGCAGCCAATTCGGGGCTAAGGGAGCGGCTGGAAGCTGAGTGCAAAAAGCGGGGCTGCAGCCTGTATATGCCGCCGCTGTCACTGTGCGGAGACAACGGCGCTATGGTCGGCAGTCAAGGCTATTACGAGTTTTTAGCTGGCAACACGGCAGGGCCTGAGCTCAATGCCTGCGCGAACATGGAAATAGATACGCTTGAATAA
- a CDS encoding hypothetical protein (Family membership): MSKVRNQNIFPIVFLVALSLIAEIFIFNFRYFQEIFSYAAHKTIGTAEFSNINNCRIGQTGITIQDGSEFYIDNPETSVKSIKLITDGSGSFNVSVSYTDENFSQSEQDAGIWSYYPHIESSKYIRLNTFGNCKSLKFTFSSTIGRPVIKSVELNSPYFHFSISRFVIFLSILFLIYAARHTQLWNYSVGSKKYLAGTSLCIIYFAAAIICAKLHVNYGQLPFNRNISMSSDIYQLLTQAFSNGQASLMVSPPEKLLNLTNPYDPSLRDFDYLFDSSFYNGKYYCYFGITPVITLMLPIKLLTGVYISSSFACFLYILLMLFAGLFLYYNIVMKWFPDTGFMPFLAGAIALVFGSGFFWLIARPMFYELAETCAITYLFLGFAFAVLCSRENAYKSLTLFASGLSFALMVASRPTFVFYIAASIPLILPQIIKKAGKLDLKRMVCFLTPLAVFAIILMVYNYVRFGSPFDFGQKYQLTVSDIRLNKPTNLAILPTGIYHYFFAPLDIDMTFPFFHVVQRTPDVSSGYYFNFPCAGLFNYPIMLILFASVYIIKRMGKERRCLKHFTALLIIIALIITYLDITLAGVLERYMLDITPVFMIASLILWFETLTYFERKGAKRPTQRLFFVICVATAVISTLATCLGENDVQAALNPVHFQRLSSLIEFWR, translated from the coding sequence ATGTCAAAAGTAAGAAATCAAAACATATTCCCTATTGTTTTTCTTGTAGCGCTGTCCTTAATCGCCGAGATTTTTATATTCAACTTTAGATATTTTCAGGAAATATTCTCGTATGCTGCACATAAAACCATTGGGACAGCGGAATTTTCCAATATCAATAACTGCAGGATAGGGCAAACAGGTATTACAATACAAGACGGTTCCGAATTTTATATAGACAATCCTGAAACTTCAGTAAAATCAATAAAGCTCATTACTGACGGCTCAGGGTCCTTTAATGTCTCAGTAAGCTATACCGACGAAAACTTCTCACAATCAGAACAGGACGCTGGAATTTGGTCATATTATCCGCATATTGAGAGTTCAAAATATATACGCCTTAACACCTTCGGAAACTGCAAAAGCTTAAAATTCACATTTTCAAGTACAATCGGCAGGCCGGTGATAAAATCAGTCGAGCTAAACTCTCCGTATTTTCATTTTAGCATATCGCGTTTTGTAATATTTCTGTCCATATTGTTTTTAATATACGCCGCCCGTCATACACAGTTGTGGAACTATAGTGTCGGCAGCAAAAAATATCTGGCGGGAACTTCGCTTTGCATTATTTATTTCGCCGCAGCCATAATCTGTGCGAAGCTTCACGTAAACTATGGACAACTGCCGTTTAACAGAAATATAAGCATGTCCAGCGATATATACCAACTGCTGACGCAGGCGTTCAGCAATGGGCAGGCCAGCCTAATGGTTTCCCCTCCGGAAAAACTGCTTAATCTTACCAATCCATATGACCCCAGCCTTAGGGATTTCGATTATCTTTTTGACAGTTCGTTTTATAACGGGAAATACTATTGCTATTTCGGCATAACACCGGTTATAACCCTTATGCTGCCGATAAAATTGTTGACCGGGGTCTATATCTCATCCTCATTTGCATGTTTTCTTTATATTCTCCTAATGCTGTTCGCAGGCCTGTTTTTATATTACAACATTGTCATGAAGTGGTTCCCCGATACTGGGTTTATGCCGTTTTTGGCGGGTGCAATCGCCCTTGTGTTCGGTTCGGGGTTCTTTTGGCTCATCGCCCGGCCCATGTTCTATGAGCTGGCTGAAACCTGTGCGATCACCTATCTGTTTCTGGGGTTTGCGTTTGCAGTATTATGTTCCCGGGAAAATGCCTACAAATCCTTGACCCTTTTCGCTTCCGGCCTTTCATTTGCCTTGATGGTCGCTTCCCGTCCGACATTCGTTTTCTATATAGCGGCATCTATCCCGTTGATACTCCCTCAGATTATCAAAAAGGCCGGAAAACTGGATTTAAAACGGATGGTATGCTTCCTGACACCGCTCGCCGTATTTGCGATAATCCTGATGGTTTATAACTACGTGAGATTCGGTTCGCCTTTCGACTTCGGCCAAAAATACCAGCTCACGGTCAGTGACATACGCCTTAACAAGCCGACGAACCTCGCCATACTGCCAACCGGTATCTACCATTACTTTTTCGCGCCGCTGGATATCGATATGACTTTTCCGTTCTTCCATGTTGTCCAAAGGACTCCCGACGTCTCCTCCGGGTATTACTTTAACTTTCCCTGCGCCGGGCTGTTCAATTATCCTATTATGCTCATACTCTTCGCTTCAGTATATATAATCAAGCGCATGGGCAAGGAAAGGCGCTGCCTTAAGCATTTCACCGCCCTGCTGATTATTATTGCGCTAATTATAACCTATCTCGACATTACGCTCGCCGGCGTGCTTGAGCGCTATATGCTGGATATTACCCCCGTCTTTATGATTGCGTCCCTAATCCTGTGGTTTGAGACGCTTACTTATTTCGAAAGGAAAGGGGCAAAGCGCCCTACCCAGCGGCTGTTTTTTGTCATATGTGTAGCAACCGCCGTAATATCGACCCTTGCGACGTGCCTCGGTGAAAATGATGTTCAAGCTGCTTTAAACCCAGTGCATTTCCAGAGGCTTTCCTCGCTGATAGAGTTTTGGAGATAA
- the lysC gene encoding Aspartokinase (High confidence in function and specificity): MSLIVQKFGGTSVADADRIRNVAKIITDTYKAGNNVVAVVSAQGDTTDDLIAKAAEINPAASKRELDVLLSCGEQISMSLLAMAIQKLGFPVISLTGWQAGLKTDSAYGNARIKQIDTDRLNAELDKGKIVIIAGFQGINKYDDITTLGRGGSDTTAVAFAAALKADLCQIFTDVDGVYTADPRIVSDAVKLDEISYDEMLELASLGAQVLHNRSVELAKKYHVNLEILSSFKNVPGTKVKEVVNVEKMLVRGVTRDNDIARISIIGLPDEPGIAFKIFSLLAQKRINVDIILQSIGRCNTKDLSFTVAKPNLDAALSILNDNINSFKGKSITYDDHISKVSIVGAGMESNPGVAAKMFEALYDANINIQMISTSEIKISVLIDRDDSEKAVKAIHERFKPAD; encoded by the coding sequence ATGAGTCTTATTGTACAAAAATTCGGCGGCACGTCCGTTGCGGACGCGGACAGGATTCGCAATGTGGCGAAAATCATAACAGATACTTATAAGGCCGGCAACAATGTTGTAGCCGTAGTCTCCGCTCAGGGCGATACAACCGACGACCTGATTGCAAAGGCCGCGGAGATAAACCCTGCAGCCTCAAAGCGTGAATTGGACGTTCTGCTTTCCTGCGGCGAACAGATTTCAATGTCATTGCTCGCGATGGCTATACAGAAACTCGGATTTCCGGTTATTTCTCTTACCGGCTGGCAGGCCGGCTTGAAAACCGACTCAGCCTATGGGAACGCGAGAATCAAACAAATCGATACCGATAGGCTGAACGCTGAACTCGACAAAGGAAAAATCGTAATAATTGCCGGTTTCCAAGGTATCAACAAGTACGATGACATAACAACTTTGGGCCGCGGCGGTTCTGATACAACCGCAGTAGCTTTTGCCGCAGCGCTTAAAGCCGACCTGTGCCAAATCTTTACTGATGTTGACGGTGTATATACTGCCGACCCGAGGATAGTAAGTGACGCCGTCAAGCTCGATGAGATATCCTATGATGAAATGCTCGAACTTGCTTCCCTCGGAGCGCAGGTTCTTCATAACCGTTCAGTTGAGCTGGCGAAAAAATACCATGTAAATCTCGAGATCCTTTCAAGTTTTAAAAATGTTCCCGGAACTAAAGTCAAGGAGGTCGTCAACGTGGAAAAAATGCTGGTCAGAGGAGTAACCCGCGACAATGACATTGCGCGCATATCAATAATAGGGCTGCCAGACGAGCCGGGTATCGCCTTTAAGATATTCTCGCTTCTGGCTCAGAAGCGCATTAATGTCGATATCATCCTTCAGTCGATAGGACGCTGCAACACGAAAGACTTAAGTTTTACCGTTGCAAAGCCCAACCTTGACGCAGCTCTCAGCATCTTAAACGACAACATAAATTCCTTCAAAGGAAAAAGCATTACTTATGATGACCATATTTCCAAGGTTTCTATCGTCGGCGCTGGCATGGAGTCAAACCCCGGTGTAGCGGCAAAGATGTTTGAGGCGCTTTATGACGCAAATATAAACATCCAAATGATTTCAACAAGCGAAATCAAAATATCCGTCCTTATTGACAGAGACGATTCTGAAAAGGCCGTTAAAGCTATCCACGAACGTTTTAAACCAGCAGATTAA
- the thrB gene encoding Homoserine kinase (High confidence in function and specificity), translating to MIKIRVPATSANLGSGFDSLGLALKMYNQVMMEETDGIDITTSDGSCVPVDDTNLIYSSAKFLYELCGHKFRGLKLIQENNIPMTRGLGSSSACIVAGLVGANALLGDPLSKDDLVNLAARLEGHPDNSTPAILGGLVASVFDGNRVYSVKVPISGRLRFAAFIPNFELKTEVARAALPEMVPHKDAIYNLSRAALMTASLFSGRLDNLKIAAGDRLHQPYRLKFIKGAEEIFDLALKSGAYATFISGAGPTLMAMVNVTDLGFADRVSEVLKNKMPDWKLVMLDCDEEGATVENV from the coding sequence ATGATAAAAATAAGGGTTCCCGCCACAAGCGCGAATCTCGGTTCCGGGTTCGATTCCCTGGGGCTTGCGCTGAAAATGTATAATCAGGTGATGATGGAGGAAACCGACGGAATTGACATAACTACAAGCGATGGGTCTTGCGTACCCGTTGACGATACAAACCTCATATACAGCAGCGCTAAATTTCTATATGAGCTCTGCGGGCACAAATTCCGCGGGTTGAAGCTTATTCAGGAAAACAATATCCCGATGACGCGCGGCCTCGGCAGTAGTTCGGCCTGTATCGTAGCCGGCCTTGTCGGCGCTAACGCACTGCTGGGCGACCCGCTCTCAAAGGACGATTTGGTGAACCTTGCCGCAAGGCTTGAGGGGCACCCTGACAACTCTACGCCGGCAATACTCGGCGGCCTCGTTGCCTCCGTTTTCGACGGCAACAGGGTTTACAGCGTCAAGGTCCCGATTTCCGGCAGGCTGAGGTTTGCCGCCTTTATCCCGAATTTTGAGCTCAAAACAGAAGTGGCGCGCGCAGCGCTTCCTGAAATGGTTCCGCACAAAGACGCTATTTATAATCTTTCACGCGCCGCCCTTATGACTGCGTCGCTGTTCTCCGGCAGGCTCGACAATCTTAAAATTGCCGCCGGCGACAGGCTTCACCAGCCATACCGGCTTAAATTCATAAAAGGTGCGGAAGAAATCTTCGACTTGGCCTTGAAATCCGGAGCATATGCAACATTTATCAGCGGGGCGGGTCCGACGCTTATGGCGATGGTCAATGTGACTGACCTCGGTTTTGCCGACCGCGTAAGCGAGGTACTGAAAAACAAAATGCCCGACTGGAAGCTTGTAATGCTCGACTGTGACGAAGAAGGCGCAACTGTCGAAAACGTGTAA